Proteins encoded by one window of Xenopus tropicalis strain Nigerian chromosome 6, UCB_Xtro_10.0, whole genome shotgun sequence:
- the cnbd2 gene encoding cyclic nucleotide-binding domain-containing protein 2 isoform X2, protein MAQGAAHKRFRNAVHRVALLQAVTKRFIHRAEEALGCTFWGDVGVPRFASGDASYNEEAMKEQETSKKGKRKNKGSLSFDSSLFKSQYEFTFPEKAIEVALRRPEQRSEQDIRFIRSMMMGILSFRRYSSQMQLMLARVVYYRRFGRGRVIVRKGHRGDSFYFVFSGVIAVTQDVDGSSALLDPEPILLHKGASFGEVALLKDLRRNATVVCMEETEFLVVDRMEFFENKLDQELQKELKYRFQHFRSLDLFSSWSDKSLETLADHCKAEECHHSQVMVKDTHETKNIIFVTKGRCEVLRLVHLSQCPSFLKWIKQHEAHTGKPILGPHHSEIGKSHRGSRFHGTSFSQREEPNLTAQNGDISDKRPPSMEDRAIHRVLTDASGNLDLPRSLMAGVYLRIDTIHPGQYFRGVDVDYIESCLERDSRPIHEPSLTCLSNLYHKDPRSMVIISQGAEVIRVKLDKFSELSDLVTLKKLKEDILPYPRFGPLQ, encoded by the exons ATGGCGCAAGGGGCGGCACACAAG AGGTTCCGCAATGCGGTGCATAGGGTGGCGCTGCTACAGGCCGTCACTAAGCGCTTCATACACAGGGCAGAGGAGGCGCTGGGCTGCACCTTCTGGGGGGACGTGGGGGTCCCCAGATTTGCCTCAGGAGACGCTTCCTATAATGAAGAGGCAATGAAGGAACAG GAGACCAGCAAGAAGGGGAAGAGGAAGAACAAGGGCAGTCTATCGTTTGACAGCAGTCTCTTTAAGAGCCAGTATGAG TTCACCTTCCCAGAAAAGGCCATAGAGGTGGCGCTGCGCCGGCCGGAGCAGAGATCAGAGCAGGACATTCGCTTTATCCGCAGCATGATGATGGGAATTCTCAGCTTCCGGAGATACAGCAGCCAAATGCAGCTCATGTTGGCACGAGTCGTCTATTACCGGAG GTTTGGACGGGGCAGAGTCATTGTGCGAAAGGGACACCGAGGGGACAGCTTCTACTTTGTGTTTTCTGGGGTCATTGCTGTAACCCAGGACGTGGACGGCAGCAGCGCCCTTTTGGATCCAGAACCCATCCTGCTTCACAAGGGGGCCAGCTTTGGG GAAGTAGCGTTGCTGAAGGACCTGAGGAGAAACGCAACAGTGGTCTGCATGGAGGAGACCGAGTTCCTGGTGGTGGACAGGATGGAATTCTTCGAGAACAAGCTGGACCAAGAGCTTCAGAAGGAGCTAAAATACAGGTTCCAGCACTTCAG ATCCCTGGACCTGTTTTCCAGTTGGTCCGATAAATCTCTAGAGACCTTGGCCGATCACTGCAAGGCCGAGGAATGTCATCATAGCCAAGTTATGGTGAAAGACACACACGAGACCAAAAACATCATCTTTGTCACAAAG GGGCGCTGCGAGGTCCTGCGATTGGTGCATCTCAGCCAATGCCCTTCCTTTCTGAAGTGGATCAAGCAACACGAAGCTCACACTGGCAAACCCATCCTGGGCCCCCACCACAGTGAAATAG GGAAGTCTCATCGAGGCAGCAGGTTTCATGGAACCTCCTTCAGTCAGAGAGAAGAACCAAACCTCACTGCACAGAATGGAGACATCTCAGACAAGAG ACCCCCTTCCATGGAGGACAGAGCCATACACAGAGTGCTTACTGATGCCTCGGGGAACCTGGACTTACCTAGAAGCCTTATGGCCGGAGTCTACCTGCGTATTGATACCATCCACCCGGGCCAGTATTTT AGAGGAGTGGATGTGGATTACATTGAATCCTGTTTAGAGCGAGACAGCCGGCCGATTCATGAACCG AGCCTGACGTGCCTGTCCAACTTATATCACAAAGACCCCCGGTCAATGGTGATTATCAGCCAGGGGGCAGAGGTGATTCGCGTCAAACTGGACAAGTTCTCAGAACTGAGCGACCTTGTCACCCTGAAGAAACTGAAGGAGGACATTCTCCCATATCCCAG ATTTGGACCACTCCAGTGA
- the cnbd2 gene encoding cyclic nucleotide-binding domain-containing protein 2 isoform X1: protein MAQGAAHKRFRNAVHRVALLQAVTKRFIHRAEEALGCTFWGDVGVPRFASGDASYNEEAMKEQETSKKGKRKNKGSLSFDSSLFKSQYEFTFPEKAIEVALRRPEQRSEQDIRFIRSMMMGILSFRRYSSQMQLMLARVVYYRRFGRGRVIVRKGHRGDSFYFVFSGVIAVTQDVDGSSALLDPEPILLHKGASFGEVALLKDLRRNATVVCMEETEFLVVDRMEFFENKLDQELQKELKYRFQHFRSLDLFSSWSDKSLETLADHCKAEECHHSQVMVKDTHETKNIIFVTKGRCEVLRLVHLSQCPSFLKWIKQHEAHTGKPILGPHHSEIGKSHRGSRFHGTSFSQREEPNLTAQNGDISDKRPPSMEDRAIHRVLTDASGNLDLPRSLMAGVYLRIDTIHPGQYFRGVDVDYIESCLERDSRPIHEPSLTCLSNLYHKDPRSMVIISQGAEVIRVKLDKFSELSDLVTLKKLKEDILPYPSDNELCRIFLEQNRWKIFKEDLVTTLSSAPSPSHNVYPKRNRSRTEAGHKSHTADRRGILQLGRGKPSNIKIWTTPVMENVSDPGTEQDQSPIRLIHGIDIPKLCGKRIMW from the exons ATGGCGCAAGGGGCGGCACACAAG AGGTTCCGCAATGCGGTGCATAGGGTGGCGCTGCTACAGGCCGTCACTAAGCGCTTCATACACAGGGCAGAGGAGGCGCTGGGCTGCACCTTCTGGGGGGACGTGGGGGTCCCCAGATTTGCCTCAGGAGACGCTTCCTATAATGAAGAGGCAATGAAGGAACAG GAGACCAGCAAGAAGGGGAAGAGGAAGAACAAGGGCAGTCTATCGTTTGACAGCAGTCTCTTTAAGAGCCAGTATGAG TTCACCTTCCCAGAAAAGGCCATAGAGGTGGCGCTGCGCCGGCCGGAGCAGAGATCAGAGCAGGACATTCGCTTTATCCGCAGCATGATGATGGGAATTCTCAGCTTCCGGAGATACAGCAGCCAAATGCAGCTCATGTTGGCACGAGTCGTCTATTACCGGAG GTTTGGACGGGGCAGAGTCATTGTGCGAAAGGGACACCGAGGGGACAGCTTCTACTTTGTGTTTTCTGGGGTCATTGCTGTAACCCAGGACGTGGACGGCAGCAGCGCCCTTTTGGATCCAGAACCCATCCTGCTTCACAAGGGGGCCAGCTTTGGG GAAGTAGCGTTGCTGAAGGACCTGAGGAGAAACGCAACAGTGGTCTGCATGGAGGAGACCGAGTTCCTGGTGGTGGACAGGATGGAATTCTTCGAGAACAAGCTGGACCAAGAGCTTCAGAAGGAGCTAAAATACAGGTTCCAGCACTTCAG ATCCCTGGACCTGTTTTCCAGTTGGTCCGATAAATCTCTAGAGACCTTGGCCGATCACTGCAAGGCCGAGGAATGTCATCATAGCCAAGTTATGGTGAAAGACACACACGAGACCAAAAACATCATCTTTGTCACAAAG GGGCGCTGCGAGGTCCTGCGATTGGTGCATCTCAGCCAATGCCCTTCCTTTCTGAAGTGGATCAAGCAACACGAAGCTCACACTGGCAAACCCATCCTGGGCCCCCACCACAGTGAAATAG GGAAGTCTCATCGAGGCAGCAGGTTTCATGGAACCTCCTTCAGTCAGAGAGAAGAACCAAACCTCACTGCACAGAATGGAGACATCTCAGACAAGAG ACCCCCTTCCATGGAGGACAGAGCCATACACAGAGTGCTTACTGATGCCTCGGGGAACCTGGACTTACCTAGAAGCCTTATGGCCGGAGTCTACCTGCGTATTGATACCATCCACCCGGGCCAGTATTTT AGAGGAGTGGATGTGGATTACATTGAATCCTGTTTAGAGCGAGACAGCCGGCCGATTCATGAACCG AGCCTGACGTGCCTGTCCAACTTATATCACAAAGACCCCCGGTCAATGGTGATTATCAGCCAGGGGGCAGAGGTGATTCGCGTCAAACTGGACAAGTTCTCAGAACTGAGCGACCTTGTCACCCTGAAGAAACTGAAGGAGGACATTCTCCCATATCCCAG tgaCAATGAGCTGTGCCGGATCTTCCTGGAACAGAACCGCTGGAAGATTTTCAAGGAAGATCTCGTCACTACTCTGAGCTCAGCTCCAAGTCCCAGCCATAATGTCTACCCCAAGCGGAACAGGTCCCGCACAGAAGCGGGGCACAAAAGCCACACAGCAGACAGGAGGGGGATCCTGCAGCTGGGGAGAGGCAAGCCAAGCAACATCAAG ATTTGGACCACTCCAGTGATGGAAAATGTATCCGACCCAGGGACCGAGCAAGACCAGTCCCCGATCCGGCTCATTCACGGCATCGATATTCCAAAGCTTTGTGGGAAGCGAATCATGTGGTGA
- the ccdc12 gene encoding coiled-coil domain-containing protein 12 gives MEGSVGRLEVEALRRKERLKELRNKRQKDEGEPENKMRVGEEEEPHRELKLRNYTPQDDDLKERQVPQAKPISVEEKVKEQLEAAKPEPIIEEVDLANLAPRKPDWDLKRDVAKKLEKLEKRTQRAIAELIRERLKGQEDDLATAVGSANQEDEDSD, from the exons ATGGAGGGAAGCGTGGGGAGGTTGGAAGTGGAAGCTTTGCGAAGGAAAGAGCGGCTGAAAGAGCTACGGAACAAACGG CAGAAAGATGAAGGGGAGCCTGAGAATAAGATGCGCGTGGGAGAGGAGGAAGAACCACACAG GGAGCTGAAGCTGAGGAATTACACCCCCCAGGATGATGATCTGAAGGAGCGGCAGGTACCACAGGCCAAGCCAATCTCAG TGGAAGAGAAGGTGAAGGAACAGCTTGAAGCAGCCAAGCCAGAACCAATCATTGAGGAAGTA GACTTGGCCAACTTAGCTCCCAGGAAACCAGACTG GGATCTTAAGAGAGATGTAGCCAAGAAGCTGGAAAAGCTGGAGAAAAGAACCCAAAGAGCCATTGCCGAGCTGATAA GGGAGCGGTTAAAAGGACAGGAAGACGACTTGGCTACAGCGGTGGGATCAGCAAATCAAGAGGATGAAGATTCAGACTAA